Sequence from the Desulfomicrobium apsheronum genome:
GCGGTTGTTTGTGGTTTCAACGTACCCTCGGCTCAGTTCCTTTCTCGAATCGGCCCACAGGAGCACCGCGCCCCAGCCACCCGGGCCTGGGTTGCCCAGGCTTGAGCCGTCGGTATAGATTGTAATCAATGTATCGCTCACGTTATCCTCATTTTTATGGTTTGGCAGGTTGATGCGATTATTCAAGCGTTGTCCACGATTCCTTGACCTTGCGGTGGGAGTCTTTTACGAAGGAGCACTATGAATTGGGACTGGGAAAAACTACAAGAAAAACGACAGAGGCAGTCTGGCCCCATGCCTGGGCCGGATCTTGGTGATTTAAACGAAAAAGTCAAACAGTTTAAACAGATGAATTTGCCCGGATGGCGAATCATCTTGCTTGTGGCCCTTTTGTTCTGGCTCGGGAGCGGTATCTATATCGTTCAACCGGATGAAGTTGGCGTTGTCAAACGCTTCGGTGCCTATGAACGCACCACTGAACCTGGACCGCACTATCGTCTGCCTTTTCCGTTTGAATCCGTGCTGACTCCTCAAGTCACCAAGATTCAGCGGCTTGAAGTCGGTTTTCGCGGGACCACCGCCTTTACCGTAGGCTCCGGTGTCCAGGTCCGACAGGTTCCGGAGGAGTCCCTGATGCTCACCGGTGACGAGAACATTGTCGATGTCCAGTTCATCGTTCAGTTCCTGATCGATAACGCACAAGACTATCTGTTCAACGTCGCCAATCAGGATAAAACCGTCAAGGATGCTGCCGAAGCGGCCATGCGTGAAGTCATCGGCTATAACAAGATCGATGCCGCTCTCACCGACGACAAGCTGACCATCCAGAATGACACCCGTGATTTGCTGCAAAGAATCCTGGACAGCTACAAGATCGGCATCAGGGTTGTCGCCGTTCAGTTACAGGATGTCCATCCTCCGCGCCAGGTCATTGACGCCTTCAAGGATGTCGCCAGCGCCAAGGAGGACAAGAGCCGTTTCATCAATGAGGCGGAAGCCTACGAGAATGATCTGGTTCCACGCACACGAGGCGAGGCCGCAGCCATCATGAACCAGGCGCAGGCTTACAAGGAAACCAAGATCCTGCAGTCCAGAGGTGACAGTGATCGTTTTCTTTTTGTCCTTGAAGAATACCGGAAGGCAAAGGACATCACGAAAAAGCGCATTTATCTTGAAACAATGGAAGAGATCCTTTCCAGGCCGGAAGTGGAGAAGATCATTATCTCAAATGATTCCATGCAGCGGGTATTCCCCTATTTGCCTTTGCAGCGCTCCGGAAAGGCAGCCGTGACCGGGCAGGCTAAAGACGGAGGAGTGAACTGATGAGATCAATTCAATTTGCAATAGCCGGAATAGGCATAGCTGTTTTCATTCTGCTGCAATGTGTTTTCGTGGTTGACCAGACTGAACGGGCTATCGTCTTGCAGTTGGGTAAACCTGTCGGCAACGCTGACTATGAACCAGGCCTGCACTTCAAGCTTCCTTTTGTGCAGAATGTGATATTTTTTGATTCCAGGGTTCTCGAATACGATGCACCTGCTGCAGAAATTCTCACCCAGGATAAGAAAAACATGGTTGTTGACAACTTTTCCAGATGGAGGATTGTCAATCCCCTTTTGTTTTATCAAAAAGTTCGAAGCGTTCAAAACGGCTTGTCCCGCATTGATGATATTGTTTATTCACAGATGCGAGAAGCCTTGGGTCGCTACACGCTCACCGAAATCGTTGCCGTTGAGCGATCGACAATCATGGATGAAGTGACCACCAAAGCCAACGTGCTGTTGAGTGAATACGGGATTCACATCATCGATGTTCGCATCAAAC
This genomic interval carries:
- the hflK gene encoding FtsH protease activity modulator HflK, with protein sequence MNWDWEKLQEKRQRQSGPMPGPDLGDLNEKVKQFKQMNLPGWRIILLVALLFWLGSGIYIVQPDEVGVVKRFGAYERTTEPGPHYRLPFPFESVLTPQVTKIQRLEVGFRGTTAFTVGSGVQVRQVPEESLMLTGDENIVDVQFIVQFLIDNAQDYLFNVANQDKTVKDAAEAAMREVIGYNKIDAALTDDKLTIQNDTRDLLQRILDSYKIGIRVVAVQLQDVHPPRQVIDAFKDVASAKEDKSRFINEAEAYENDLVPRTRGEAAAIMNQAQAYKETKILQSRGDSDRFLFVLEEYRKAKDITKKRIYLETMEEILSRPEVEKIIISNDSMQRVFPYLPLQRSGKAAVTGQAKDGGVN
- the hflC gene encoding protease modulator HflC, with amino-acid sequence MRSIQFAIAGIGIAVFILLQCVFVVDQTERAIVLQLGKPVGNADYEPGLHFKLPFVQNVIFFDSRVLEYDAPAAEILTQDKKNMVVDNFSRWRIVNPLLFYQKVRSVQNGLSRIDDIVYSQMREALGRYTLTEIVAVERSTIMDEVTTKANVLLSEYGIHIIDVRIKRTDLPQENQLAIYGRMKAERERQAKQYRSEGREEATKITTLADRQRAVILADARRAAEAARGEGEAAATAIYAQALSQDPDFYEFVRTMDAYKKTMKDQTQFVLTPQSEFFKYLQ